CCGTCGTGGTCCGAGAGGCCCATTAGGGAGTCGATGCTCTGTCTTGGGTGCTTGCTGCTCGACTTCTGTTTACTCTTCTTGACTGGGGTCACAGTTTTGGTTCTTTGTGTGGGAGTtgcctttttcttcttctttaatttcttcttggcagGTTCGTCCAGACGGTACATTTCCGTATCGTCGTGGCCACCCGTGATCAGGTCGTCATCACTGGGGTCCAGGAACACATCTTCAGCAGGTTTCCCGCTGCGGTATAGGGTCCGGGCCCTTTTGCGGTGAAACTTTTCGTTTTCCAGTATTGCCCTGTTTTCGACAAAGGCCCTATCATCCTGAAAGTCCCTCCGCTCGCCCTTGTACTTGATGACGTTGGCCAGGATGCTCTCGCCGACACGGTCCTTAAAGGTCGCCATGTTCAATTCGTAGCACTTGTTTGTCAGGAGGTCGAACGCACCGGCAAAGGCCTTCTTGATCACTCTCATGTTGAAGGAGCTCCGGCTGATGTTGTTCGAGTGTTCCATCGGGTCCTGGATTGCCAGTGCAAACGAGTTCCTCACCGGGAGCAAGGACTTCCAATGTGATTTTGGTACGTATACGGGGAAATGGTCGTCGTTGAAGCTCAGTGCCACGTCGTCGTACGCAAAGTTCTTGCCGTACAACTCGAAGAAGTCGATTAACAGGACACCCAAATTATCCAGAGGGTCTATCTCTTGGGTCCGGATCTTTGGATGCAAATTCATAAATGAGTAGACGAGACAGATGATACTGAATCCGCCTAGCCCGCCCGTGTGGACGTCGTTGAGCCTCCTTGCTGCAAGAAattgtttgatgatgaggacCAGTTCACGCAGACCGGGCGTCTCGCGAAGCCAGCCGCGGATCAAACGTGCTGCCTCAATACCGTTTAGCCGTTCAAAGGACACATCGATGTGGAGGTTGGAATGGGGCTCTATGAATTTGATGATGGGTACTCTTGTTCGGCTGATGACTTCAATCTGCACGGCTAGATTCTCATCTCTCAAGTGACGAGCCAGTTCGTACAAGTATTGAGTGTTTTCTTTATCCATTGAGGTGCTGTTCACAACGCAGTCGATATCTGAACCGGGCATGTACAAATCAGTCGCGTATGACCCAAATACATGCAAATCCGAGTCTCGCCAGAGCGATCTCACGGCTTTCCGAATCTTCTGAACCGCTCGGTTACGTGAAATGATCTCACTCCCAGTGGGTGATATGTACGCGACAAAATCTTTAATCTCCTGCGTGAGCCACTGGCTGATTTGTTTCTCTTGTGAATGGTCTTGGTTCAAAAGCCAGGGGAAATTCGGGTTGAACTCCGGCTGTGCATTTTCCATGGGACTCTTGCTCGATTCAGAAGAAACCTCGTCGTCCGTGGAATTGTGatcttcctcctccccTGCAGAGCTATCAGAGAAAGCTATATAGtctctgttcaaagtcagCGTATCCTCTTGTCGCAGTGCATGCGGTGGCTCACCCCCATCTTGCGAACTTGCCTCATCGATCTCCTTAATCAAAACTTTATCCTCCAGTTCTGTGTCCTCCATGGACAACAATAAATTATCGTACGATGCATCCACTTTCAACTCTTCAAATGGGTTCCTTGAACTACCATTACCATCGTTTAGACTCTGGAGTTCGTTGAAATCCGACACAGACCCGGAGTTGAACACCTCGATGTGCTCCCGCACTTTATTGAAGGATAACTTCCTCAACCGCTTCCCTCTCCAGTTACGCATTGCCAGCCTCCCCTTGCAAATAACCCTCCCAACAAACAGTATCTAATACTACgctcatctcatctcatcgtttcttgaaatcaaaattttttaagtgaaaaaaaatgttcaCGAGTtgtatgtatgtattatataatattatgTTTTATAGAAGTTGAGGTAGTGGGATGTGGTGGGTCAGTTTGACGTATCTGGGGTTCATGAGATGCAGTAGGGGACAGAGAATGTATGATTGTTGTGTAGTGGACCAAATTTGTAGTATTTTACATTATTGTTTGCGTTTATAGCAGACAcagagcagcagcaacgaCACCAACCATTGCTAATGGGACGTTGTCTTGTACACCGGCGGCAGCAAACGTGCTCACACTTGGAGCAGTAGCTGTGGCATTCTTAGATTGCTGTTGCACGGAAAGTGTGGAGGCggcagaggaggaagcTGACGTACTCTTCGAAGAGGCGGCGACGGCAGCGGAGACAGAGCCAGAAGAGACCGTGCTGGTGACACGTGGAGTCGTGGTGGACTTGACCGTGGACACAACAGATTTGGGTGACCTCTGGGGTGGTGGTGATGTCAACGTAGGTGACGCTGTCAGCGGCGACCAAAGCGGTGAAAAGAGTAGCAGATAGAGCTAGTACGGATTGGAATTGCATTGATGTATTATAGTACTGTTAAAGAAATGAGGGACAATAGTTGGAATTTTGTGTGGTTTCCTTTCCCGAGAAGTGAACAAGCCAGAGGAACATGGTGGTATCATTACCGTTAGAATAGCTCCCCGTTCCAGcctctttatatattatttgCAATCGCGGTGTGAGATCAAGACACGGAATCCCCAACGGACGTTCTATTCCTccgtccttcttcttctcccaCCATTTGGGGCGCACACGGTACCCCAAGGGGTATTGCTGCAGCCCCCGGCGCAGATCTTCTACCACTTACGAACACGATTGATCCAACTCGATCGATGACATTTCGCGTTAACCGTTGCGATGAGAGGAAACAGACGCCAAAAATGtgattttcttctttttggaaaaggaCGCGAAATGACGCGTCTTGGATTCCGCCGTGTGTAACAGTTAGTAGGACACTGCACCGAGTCTCGCCTGGCAGTCGCGAATTGCGCGAAGGACTCACGGTGACTTTGCTATTGTCTGTGGTTGTTGCGACGCGGTGGTAACATGGGAGGAATGGCGAGCGGGCATGGCGAGGGGGACATTTCGTGTGGTCGAGTTCCTACTGTACTTTTTTGGTCTTCGCCACGACATCAGAAACCGTCTTGGCTTGCGAATCGTAACGAAACCGTAGTGGAATTCGCCAAGAGCACGACCACGGGAATGCACACTTCCCAGACGTCCCCGGCATTTACACCCATACATTTCTACCAAATCCGCACACCatttcaatttttgttatttttcttgCGTTTTCAcaaaactgttttttttgagTTTGTTTTCCCGCTTTCCAGAGGGAGCTGGGGCGAGTGTCTAGGCAGAGAGCCGGCctgttccagtttttgCCCGGCCCCGCCACGCTGGGGCCTACGCTTGCTCTCTGCCTGGCGAGTGGCCGCCGCTGGGCAGACACCTCTGCCTGGAGCGTTCCGCTCGGTTGTTGTAATGTAGAATTTATCAAAGATTACTCTCATTTGTGGATTTGTTCAGTACACAGGCTTTAAACAGTGAGGTTCTTGCATCGTGAAGAACACCGTATATACACAAAAACAACCAATAACAATGCCAGGTGTTTCTGTTAGGTACGTTAATTATTCAATGGAACGATTTTGAGGAGGGAACTGTGTGCgtgagagagagagagaggagaaCTTATGACCGTGGATATTTTGAGATTGAACAAGGTACCAGATATGAATGCTGTGGTCGAGACTGCAGATCCCTGGACAGGGAAACTTGATAATGATGGTTAGACTCTCATTCTTCTTAGAACCTCCTGCATGCTCGATATCAGTGGGCAAGACACTTGCGGAACCGTTCCCTTACACCATGCGTCACATGAAATCCTCATAATGTTAAACCATCTTAAAACTTTCCTTACTAACAAATCGTTATATGCTTTGTACGATGCTCATATTACTTATGAGTTTCTACAAATACCATAGTACCCCCCTCTACATTTATTCAGAGACGTTTCTGCTCAAGAATTCATCAACGCCTATGCCTCTTTCTTGCAAAGACAAGGTAAGCTAGAAGTCCCAGGTTACGTTGACATTGTCAAGACCTCCCAAGGTAACGAGATGCCTCCACAAGACTCCGAAGGTTGGTTCTACAAGCGTGCCGCCTCCGTTGCCAGACACATCTACTTGAGAAAGCAAGTCGGTGTCGGCAAATTGAACAAGCTTTACGGTAACTCCAAGTCCAGAGGTGCCAGACCATCCAAGCACGTCGACGCCTCCGGTTCCATCAACAGAAAGGCCCTACAGGCTTTGGAGAAAATCGGCATTGTCGAAATCTCTCCAAAGGGTGGCAGAAGAATCTCCGAGAACGGTCAAAGAGATTTGGACCGTATCGCCGCTcaaactttggaagaagacgaaTAAACGTGTTGACCAAAGCCCTACCCCAATATGCGATTAAAGATTTAATAATcttgtatgtgtgtgtatcATCAATTATATAAGTTGCCTTTCTCTTCATACAAACAGTTTATCGACTATCAATGAAGCTGTAATGCTGGAACGTTTATATGACGGTATATATGCTAAGAGATGCATGCTAAGTAATGTTGACCCGCGAGTCAGGTGCAGCAGTACGTGCCTGGGTAAGGCTGTTGTGATGCTGAGGACTCGTCGGGGGAAGGTTTCGTGATGTCTACCGACGAGGTCTTGATGTTGCGCTTGGTGCCCCTGATACGTAGTTTGAACACATGGTCGTAATCTCGCCAGtctgcctcctcctcctccttcttgcTGTAGTCCTGCTCATCGTCCACTGTGGAGTCCACTGTGTCGCTGGCCATCTCCAAATCGGAACTCGAGTACCGCGATCGGCGTTTCCTGGCCTCCtcaccgtcgtcgtcatcgtaGCACCCGTTTTCGACGAGGTTAGTGATGACTGCATCAAATGCACGCTCCACGGAGTCCGACCACCGAGATGTCACCGCGAAATGGGACTCAATGGGGACGTTATATTCCATCCGGGACCGCGCCACGAAATCCGCAACGTCCTCCGCAGTGACCTCTCTGTCGTCGTCCAAATCCAGCTTGGTGCCGATGAGGTAGAACCGCGCCCTCTTAAGGTCCGCAGAGGTCAGGTTCTTGAGCGCCTCCGGGATCCAGTACTCGAGACAGCTGTCGAGCGTGCTCCGCCTGCACGTATCGTAGCAGAGCACGACCCCATGACAGTTCCTGTACAGCGACGGTATTATCGCGTTGCGGAACCGCTCCTGCCCTGCAGTGTCCCATATGagacagttgaagaacctgTGGTCGATATCAATCAACCTGTTCTTGATATCGACACCGATGGTCGTCCGCGTGTCCAGTGCCGCCTCCTGGGGCGCACCATCAACGGGATCCTTCATCGGCAGCAGGTCACAGTACCGCAGGATCATCGCCGTCTTTCCCACATTCGCGTCCCCTACAAGTAGTAACTTCAGATGCGTGTGCCCGGCGGAATCCATCAGCAGCGCGGAGTCCCTAACACGCCTGCTTCTCGTGCGTTTCGGCGCCCGCGGGAACTGTGCCGCGGGACTCTGCGGCGGCGACGCCATGGGCGACTGCCACACATTGAACGAGTGTCTCTTGTTGCTTGCCATCTAAAAGAAGCCCTCGTCCTGTGTATCCTACCTCGTGCAATCACACAGACCATCAACACAGTCCACAACAGCACTGCATCCTGGTAATGACCAACAGCCGTGTAAGTTAATTGTTCAATTCGTGttaaatatatatttaaTTCAAAAATTGGGTATCTGTTTTAGGGACTACTCATCGCCAACGGTAGATACAGCTACAGACGCACCCAACGCAGCTGGTTTGTGGCGCTAAGGAACAGATACAGATACGCACATGTCTACTACGGTACCACCCCCACCTTACGAGGAGCACAACTCTGGCCAGGCTGCTGTTGGACAGGCTGCAGTGGACCCCTTGCTCGATGACTTCAACTACTCGACGAAGGTTGCGTTCTGCGACGCGCCTGTCAGGAGGCACTTCACACGGAAGGTGTACACGGTTCTGTCGACGCAGCTGCTGATAACGTTCACTTGGTCGCTGTTTGTGAGCAAGTACCGTGTTTTGCAACGGTTCGTGCTGGACCACATGTGGCTGTGGTGGACTGCACTTGCCGTGTCCTTCGTGACCTGTCTGTGGATCTCGCTGTCTCCTAGAGGTGAGGACTGGGATGCGAAGAACGAGGAGCAAGAGCCCGCGTGGGCACGCAGGGAGCAGCGGCCATGGTACATCCTTACGAAATCCCGGCAGTTTGCCCTGCTGATGGTGTTCACCTTCACGGAGGCGTATACACTTGGTGTCGTCTGCCTGACGTACGATTCTGGGACCGTGCTGAGCGCGCTGCTGATTACCacggttgttgttgtcggTGTGTCAGCGGTAGCCATCTCGGGAAGGTTCCAGATTGCTCTTGAGTCGATGGGGTCAGTGTACTATTGGTTGAACTGGGCACTGTGGCTGATCATTGGGATCGGGTTCTCGTCACTGTTCTTTGGCATCTCAGGGAAGTGGGACCTGCTCTACGGGTGGCTCGGAGCGATCGTCTTCACCGTGTACTTGTTTGTCGACACACAGCTTGTGTTCAGGAAAGTGTACGTCGATGAGGAGATAAAGTGTGCGATGATGTTGTACTTGGACATCATCAACCTTTTCCTGTCCATCTTGAGAATCCTATCGcacaacgacgacaactGAGTTAATAGTTTTCTGTTAGATATTACACACTTCGTATATATGTACTCACTATACAATATCTTATTATACTATAATACCGTTTGGATGGCTGGAATGATGACTGctttttctgttggtgGGAGATTTGCGCAAGACACAAACTCTTAATCCCTTCTCCTCTCTCTATTTTATTACCAAGGTTTTTGCAAATCAGATGTAACCGATTCTGTTGGCAATGTCCAAAGCATCGTAGTCGGAGGTCAATCTGACGTAGGCCTTCTTGGTACCGTTTGGTCTGACCAGAGTGTTGACGGACTGGACATCGACCTCGTATAGCTCCTTGAcggccttcttgatctgGTACTTGTTGGCCTTCATGGAGACTTGGAAAACCAAAGTGTTACCGTCCTCGACTTTCTTCATGGCGGTCTCGGAGGTGATTGGCTGCTCGATGACCTTGTACGAGTCCAATCTGTTGTAGTGAGGGACAGACTTGGTGGCGTATTTAGGAGTTCTcgtcaacttcaaagtctttGGGAGTCTGAAAGTGGCAGAGGTTCTGACCTTCAAAGCCTTCTTACCATTGGTACCCTTGACAACGGCCTTCTTAGCAGCAGTAGCTTTAGCGGATGGAGCCATTATTGAATATGTGTCTGTGTTGTCTGTGTTTGATCTGGGAACTTCTCAAGATGTGCACACAAAACACCCTATCAAATACACCAGGTAACACTACAAAGAGCCTAAAACGTGCAAAGTTTCAGTGACGAGTGCGATGTGGACGGATTTCCAAAGAGAGCGTCATCTGCCtctgaaaaaaattgagagTTCGTGGAGGCCAGGCGGAGATTCTAGGCAGAGTTTCCGCCTGGGATTCTGAGTCTGGACGGGATTCCAGGCGGAGCCCGCCCCACCGGCTCTGCCTGGCTGCGCTTTCTCGAACTCGCGTCCTTCCCAAACGGGAAATTAATTTAAAgctgaaaaaaattacaaaaaataaaaaaaacaagTTTTGTGACTGCAAATTGCACCCACCCACCACTGCTCGGAGATCGCTATATACATTGAAtctactactactactactgctgctgctgctgctgctagTACAATtggttgttcttgattATCTACAAAGTACTGGGTACGACCACTTCGTTCGGTCACAGTCTTCTTATCCGTGGGGAACGTACACCGCCGAATTTCAACGGTGTTGCGTCGCTGATCGTTCTTATCTTGGGCCTGACGAAAGTACCCTCTTTACCGTTCAAAGCAGCGATGAAAGCGGCTCTGCCCTTCCCGAAATCCTTCATGACAATGTCAATCGGGTGGTTCAGCAAATTCTTCTCCTGTATCGTCTTGAACATTTTACTAGCCGTCTGAAAGGCAGCCTCGTACTCACCACGCGCGGCCTTCCGGAAACCAAGACACCCAGTAGAGATGGCGATCTTCACTTTGGAGGGTAGTTTAGCGTAGTACTGGAACTTGGCGTTGTACGACAGGTCAGGGTGCATCGCCAGGTAGTTCGTGTCCTCCACGGTCGCCGCATACGTGAAGTGTGTGTTGTTCTTCGTGAAGAGGCAGTGTAGCGTATAACTCCTTGTGATCTCGTTCGGCTTCAACACAGAGAACCCATCAGTGTTTTGCGGATGCCGCACGTTCGCAAACTGGAACGGTGCCGGGGTGGTACCGCTGTTGGTCACCTGTAGGGGACGCGGTGGACTAGTCGAGTTAAACCTCTTAATGCACCGCCAGAAACCGCGCTGCGGCCGTTGTAACCCCAAATTACCGAGCATTCTGTGTCTGTGGCTCTGTGTATGTAAAGTTAGACAGTGTGATCCTCTCCTGCACCGTCTTGTGGAAggtttcttcgtcactgtGTGTCTCCCTtttgaactgaaaaattgtaTGTAACAGAGACCTGAATGGCTTCACAGAGAGGCAGAGGGCGCCGACGGAGTTGGTTGAGGAGTGGTGTGCAGTGAGATGGCAGTGCGTAGTTGAGACTCGGGATGGGACGGGTGGTGTGCGTGCACTGTTGCCATTGAACTTATGAAACTACCAAGCTCATCTGTAAgggttgctgctgtttcccCGGTTGCTCGACCCAATGCACTAATCGTTGGGGGAAGCAGGTCCCGAGGTTGAAGTTCGTATGGGATGTACACTAACCCGAGACCAGTGCAGTCCAGGGAGGGACCCAGATGGGACTCGTGGTGAGGACCTCTGCCTTGCCCTGTGGTGGTCAGCCGCACGCCCTGCTCGTACAACACGATATTGGACTTCTCTAAGCGGTGGAAAATTTTAAGCGATGAGCATCTCTTAAAGTGACGAGTAGCTTTGGTTTGATTCGAGTTGATGCTCCGTGGTTACGCTTTATATCTGCTCCGTTATCACGTCAGCCTGAGAGAGGATATAACTATGCCAAGAAAAAAGTCTGCTTCGAAGAAGGCCAAGGAGGCCGCATTGAGAGAGTCTCTTAAGAAAGAGGAACAGGTTCAGACCCGCACAGAGGAGCATGGGGGGGAACTAAGTGCCGGTGAATCCGAGTACTCTGGGTCATCTTCCTctgaggaagaggaggacgattATGGTGAGTTGGTCACCGAGGATGTCGAGGAAGGTATTAATAAAGTGTTGACTGCCATTAGAAACAACGATACTTCTACTCTGCTGGACCCGAAGGTAAAATTCTTTCAAGAGTCGGAAGGTAAGACCCCACTGGACAAGAAGAGGGACAAACCGgtgtacttgaaggactACCACAGAATGAACTTGCTGTCTGGTGACGCATTGAAGGATAACGACCAATTGGATAGAGAGGATTTCTCACGTACGGTGGACGGTCAACAGTCGTATGTGTCACAGCAGAGGGACGAACGGAACGAACTGTTGaacgagatcaagaacGCGGTCGATGTGGCCGGAAGTGATGACAGTGATGACGGGTtcatgaagaagaaacaactcGTGGCCAGTACCGACGGTGCCACCGGTACTAGTTCGGAGAAACGGAAACTGCCAGACCCGAAGGAGGGTCAAGGTGATGAATTCTTGGACGAGTTCCTACAGAGGCAGGCATGGATTCCTCAACCGGGGGATAAGACGATCGATCTCGATATCGCAGATGCCGCTCTAGAGGACGAACGCAATTTCGACGACGCCGTAGAAGACTTCGAAAAGGCGTATAACTTTAGGTACGAGGACCCAAACGCCGCGGAGATCGTGTCGTACGCGCGTACGCAGGCTACACTAAGGCGGTCGAAGACCAACTCCCGTAGACGGAAGAGAGAGGATGAAAGGGAGACCAAGATAAAGGAGCACGAAAAGAGGGAAGGTGCCgtacagaagaagaagataaaGAAGGTCAACAAGTTGACGGACGTACTTTCACAATTGCAGAAGGAGTACGGCGCCGAGATTGACGAGAAAATGGTCAACAAGATCACCAACACGCTTTTGAACAGCGAATACTCGGAAAACGACTGGGATAACGTCATCGCGGAGCTGTTCAACGAGCAATACTACGAGGACTCTGGAGAAAAGCCCAAATGGGACGATGATCTTATGGAGGAGGACAACGAAAACGACGATAATGGGGAAGTGGAGGAACCAGAAGAGGAACCCAAAGAGCAGATCGTTGAAGACACCACGGAAGAACCGACTCGCAAGAGCAGAAAGGCCAAGAAGACCGACAAACAGcaggagaagaagcagaaaaagaagCTTGTGGATCTAGTCGACCACGCTGtcgagaagaacaaagtgGCATTGCTCGAAGAGGTGGAGAAGGACCTGGAGGAGAGAGGTAGGAGTAAGACTCAGCCGGAGATCAAATTCAGATACCGTGAGGTGTCCCCTGAGAGTTACGGTTTGAACGCGCGAGAGATATTTGCCGCAGATGACACAGACTTGAACGACTTCATCAgcttgaagaagtttgcACCTTACAGAGAGAAAGAGTTACGCAGCAAAGACAAGAGGAAAGTGACCAAGTCGAAACGTCTCAGAGAgtggaggaagaaagtgtttaaAGACGAGAAGGGTCTGGCGGCCGCACTTGCAGAGGGAGGGGAGGACACTATCCCCATCGCACAACCCGTCGAGGAAGTAAAgcacaagaacaaaagGCATGATAAACGGCGTTGAACCCGCGGGACAACGCGGTGCGCACGTACGCACAACCATTTATAAGTTGTATCTCTTTTGTAGGTTTATACATATAAAGAGTGGTATACAAAGTCGAGGGAATGCAATGGGGCTGGATGTTGGACACTTCCAAACCTTGCTACACGTCTTTGCTCTGGTCCCTACTTGTAGAAACATCGTTTACTTTGATGTCTATCTCTGACGCGGTTGCAACGTTGCTACCGTGGTAGTTATTGTCGTTATTACCATGGATAGTGGGTGCCGCCGGACTCGCCGCGTTGATTGCGGAGTTCCCTGCCGTGTTCATGAGGGAGATAGATGCGATGCTGTTAATGCTGCCGCGTCTGATGGCCGGTGTGCCGCCGCCTCCACCACCCGTGATTCTCGGCGAGGGACTGAATATGTTGTGTATGTAGTCGCCCATGTTGAAGTTCGGAGTCTTGAGAAGGTTGTGCGAGGCAGAAGACGGAGCTGTTAGTTCTCTTGACGGTGTTGTAGGAATGGGGGCCAGTTCCGTAGCACTCCTCGGTGGGCCTGTCCTTTTCCGCGGCGTGAGATGCTGCTGGCTCATCGAGTACAGCGAGGGCGATTCCATGAGGTCGCTGTTAAACGCGTGTACACCTGcagacgatgaggacgaggGAGGGTACATGAACCCGCTGGATCCCACCGTGTGCGGCACTTTGAACGTGGACTGTGGTGAGGACATTGAGTGCTTCAAGTTCGACAACCTTATGGCGTCGTTTGCGTCAGTATGGTGGTGCGTACCGTATATCGACGAGGACGGCGTTGTAGGGATCCTCGCTGTACCTCTAGAGGAGGGGTTCTGttgctggtgctgctgttgcgAGCGGGTCGCGGAAGAGTATGGACTCGTCGCAAGGTAGATGAGCAAGTCTGCACCTgcgctgttgttggtgctgTTCAGGCCCAGAGGTTCCCCAGTGTCGTTGTAAACGCTGTGGTTCCTGATTGGCACCTGCGCTGTGCTCTTCGGAGTTGTGAATTTCTGGTCAGCAGTGTGCCCACCGGAGGCCTTCTCTGGTGTCCCCGTCTCAATCTTGGTCTTCAGTTTGGTTGGTGTGATTCTTGGCTTGACGTAGTGCCGTACGGGCGTCGATCCGGAGGTCCGCTGCCTGTCTGCCTCCGCCAGCGTGGTGGTCCCAACACTGGCCTGCCGCTGCTTGAGCGGCGTTCTATCCGCCTGGTGCTTCTTCCAGGGCGACCCATCCTCCCTGCTCTCCAGATCTGCTTCAGAAGCAGCAGTTGCCGTGCCCGTGCCCGTCTCCCTCTCCACCTCAACTTCTCCTTGAAGACTGTCCCTTGCAGTGAAGTCAGCCTGGTCGATACCACTGGACCGTTTTCTTGCAGAGCCCGGGTTTCCAGCGCTGTAACCCCCCAGAGTCTGGTTCAGACCGACCTTCAATTGCCTCTTCCACTGCGCCAATTGCGCCCGCTGCAAGATCCGCTCGGCCAGCTCGTCCTCACTGCTCCCTGCCGTGGCGACCATCACGCACGCTGATCTGGAAGACGGCCGTTGGTGTCGCTGTCCCTGACGGTATTGCTGTTGT
The sequence above is a segment of the Huiozyma naganishii CBS 8797 chromosome 11, complete genome genome. Coding sequences within it:
- the YPT11 gene encoding Rab family GTPase YPT11 (similar to Saccharomyces cerevisiae YPT11 (YNL304W); ancestral locus Anc_3.47), translating into MASNKRHSFNVWQSPMASPPQSPAAQFPRAPKRTRSRRVRDSALLMDSAGHTHLKLLLVGDANVGKTAMILRYCDLLPMKDPVDGAPQEAALDTRTTIGVDIKNRLIDIDHRFFNCLIWDTAGQERFRNAIIPSLYRNCHGVVLCYDTCRRSTLDSCLEYWIPEALKNLTSADLKRARFYLIGTKLDLDDDREVTAEDVADFVARSRMEYNVPIESHFAVTSRWSDSVERAFDAVITNLVENGCYDDDDGEEARKRRSRYSSSDLEMASDTVDSTVDDEQDYSKKEEEEADWRDYDHVFKLRIRGTKRNIKTSSVDITKPSPDESSASQQPYPGTYCCT
- the KRI1 gene encoding Kri1p (similar to Saccharomyces cerevisiae KRI1 (YNL308C); ancestral locus Anc_3.39); amino-acid sequence: MLRGYALYLLRYHVSLREDITMPRKKSASKKAKEAALRESLKKEEQVQTRTEEHGGELSAGESEYSGSSSSEEEEDDYGELVTEDVEEGINKVLTAIRNNDTSTLLDPKVKFFQESEGKTPLDKKRDKPVYLKDYHRMNLLSGDALKDNDQLDREDFSRTVDGQQSYVSQQRDERNELLNEIKNAVDVAGSDDSDDGFMKKKQLVASTDGATGTSSEKRKLPDPKEGQGDEFLDEFLQRQAWIPQPGDKTIDLDIADAALEDERNFDDAVEDFEKAYNFRYEDPNAAEIVSYARTQATLRRSKTNSRRRKREDERETKIKEHEKREGAVQKKKIKKVNKLTDVLSQLQKEYGAEIDEKMVNKITNTLLNSEYSENDWDNVIAELFNEQYYEDSGEKPKWDDDLMEEDNENDDNGEVEEPEEEPKEQIVEDTTEEPTRKSRKAKKTDKQQEKKQKKKLVDLVDHAVEKNKVALLEEVEKDLEERGRSKTQPEIKFRYREVSPESYGLNAREIFAADDTDLNDFISLKKFAPYREKELRSKDKRKVTKSKRLREWRKKVFKDEKGLAAALAEGGEDTIPIAQPVEEVKHKNKRHDKRR
- the MRPS18 gene encoding mitochondrial 37S ribosomal protein uS11m MRPS18 (similar to Saccharomyces cerevisiae MRPS18 (YNL306W); ancestral locus Anc_3.42); this encodes MLGNLGLQRPQRGFWRCIKRFNSTSPPRPLQVTNSGTTPAPFQFANVRHPQNTDGFSVLKPNEITRSYTLHCLFTKNNTHFTYAATVEDTNYLAMHPDLSYNAKFQYYAKLPSKVKIAISTGCLGFRKAARGEYEAAFQTASKMFKTIQEKNLLNHPIDIVMKDFGKGRAAFIAALNGKEGTFVRPKIRTISDATPLKFGGVRSPRIRRL
- the TRF5 gene encoding non-canonical poly(A) polymerase TRF5 (similar to Saccharomyces cerevisiae TRF5 (YNL299W) and PAP2 (YOL115W); ancestral locus Anc_3.58), whose protein sequence is MRNWRGKRLRKLSFNKVREHIEVFNSGSVSDFNELQSLNDGNGSSRNPFEELKVDASYDNLLLSMEDTELEDKVLIKEIDEASSQDGGEPPHALRQEDTLTLNRDYIAFSDSSAGEEEDHNSTDDEVSSESSKSPMENAQPEFNPNFPWLLNQDHSQEKQISQWLTQEIKDFVAYISPTGSEIISRNRAVQKIRKAVRSLWRDSDLHVFGSYATDLYMPGSDIDCVVNSTSMDKENTQYLYELARHLRDENLAVQIEVISRTRVPIIKFIEPHSNLHIDVSFERLNGIEAARLIRGWLRETPGLRELVLIIKQFLAARRLNDVHTGGLGGFSIICLVYSFMNLHPKIRTQEIDPLDNLGVLLIDFFELYGKNFAYDDVALSFNDDHFPVYVPKSHWKSLLPVRNSFALAIQDPMEHSNNISRSSFNMRVIKKAFAGAFDLLTNKCYELNMATFKDRVGESILANVIKYKGERRDFQDDRAFVENRAILENEKFHRKRARTLYRSGKPAEDVFLDPSDDDLITGGHDDTEMYRLDEPAKKKLKKKKKATPTQRTKTVTPVKKSKQKSSSKHPRQSIDSLMGLSDHDGDTERSSVEPTRSETGNAANLKRATVDAQTRRDYWFSKGQALAKGSW
- the KNAG0K02390 gene encoding 40S ribosomal protein eS19 (similar to Saccharomyces cerevisiae RPS19B (YNL302C) and RPS19A (YOL121C); ancestral locus Anc_3.51), coding for MPGVSVRDVSAQEFINAYASFLQRQGKLEVPGYVDIVKTSQGNEMPPQDSEGWFYKRAASVARHIYLRKQVGVGKLNKLYGNSKSRGARPSKHVDASGSINRKALQALEKIGIVEISPKGGRRISENGQRDLDRIAAQTLEEDE
- the BXI1 gene encoding Bxi1p (similar to Saccharomyces cerevisiae YNL305C; ancestral locus Anc_3.44), with the protein product MSTTVPPPPYEEHNSGQAAVGQAAVDPLLDDFNYSTKVAFCDAPVRRHFTRKVYTVLSTQLLITFTWSLFVSKYRVLQRFVLDHMWLWWTALAVSFVTCLWISLSPRGEDWDAKNEEQEPAWARREQRPWYILTKSRQFALLMVFTFTEAYTLGVVCLTYDSGTVLSALLITTVVVVGVSAVAISGRFQIALESMGSVYYWLNWALWLIIGIGFSSLFFGISGKWDLLYGWLGAIVFTVYLFVDTQLVFRKVYVDEEIKCAMMLYLDIINLFLSILRILSHNDDN
- the RPL25 gene encoding 60S ribosomal protein uL23 (similar to Saccharomyces cerevisiae RPL25 (YOL127W); ancestral locus Anc_3.43), whose protein sequence is MAPSAKATAAKKAVVKGTNGKKALKVRTSATFRLPKTLKLTRTPKYATKSVPHYNRLDSYKVIEQPITSETAMKKVEDGNTLVFQVSMKANKYQIKKAVKELYEVDVQSVNTLVRPNGTKKAYVRLTSDYDALDIANRIGYI